Proteins encoded within one genomic window of Humulus lupulus chromosome 1, drHumLupu1.1, whole genome shotgun sequence:
- the LOC133829254 gene encoding uncharacterized protein LOC133829254, whose protein sequence is MVQRKRTTQNPLLRSSSIDRNSITSTHDRVVVEDEGRIDLPEEDFADTATEFSEESFATHGGARLNFEEPLVRDGKLIAQVDREEVEVEASFWQSTMVCVVLGANPPLAVFEGFINRLWGKLGIERIARMNAGHTLAKFRDEATRDMVLESGVVHFDRKPVLLRPRSTNLDKMRLVKSVPVWIRLPDLGLQYWGLKSLSALVSTIGKPMMVDKVTREKSMVKFARVLVDVEISDQVPQCIKFIIERGQLMEQAIEYEWLPTRCSCCKNLGHTATSCRFSKETVWKPKQKVGGPFNEKTEGSFERGEISVMPGVKEQSNVGGGKAVQQDFKGEPPADMGDRQGGTLHKDTTEVVLGSSKGQEMHCSTPKKVGGTKHIIPTAMTLKANKYSLLQENRTERLQKSLGAFLETKLKRNKIEEMMSNVFLGWNWYSDMEVEGRILLVWKEDVVSLTITQSQDQLINCEVKIKGVRQKFCLSFVYGRNTMEERKGLWALLTSSQQVEMPWLVVGDFNAVFEFDDRIGGRPVTELKVEDSRLWKANALLSEINPKGSHFIWSNKQREGSRIFSKLDRCFVNEKWIDSLPDSEHAPESRVLQQEEQEAHDDFVSKSKMYESFLRQKRKINWLRFGDENTAYFHASLKQRRIRNRITYFLNEEGVMIDNNEEVVAHFFNHFKSFLGKEQQLNLIYPFSKKDVKRALFSIPLIKSPGPDGFGSRFYKALWKDLGDDISEAILQFFEHGEIPAELNNTILSLIPKVVSPKSTIDYRPIACCNTLYKCISKMLCFRLAKVLPLLIHQNQGAFIKNRQLAHNILILQDLLHGYTRKTITPRCLIKIDLSKAYDSIDWVFLEDILAAFCFPSRFIQWILVCLTDTSYSLLMNGRLQGNFAGRKGLRQGDPISPLLFVLVMEYLTRLLNQTAQHREFRFHPMCKNLQLVNLCFADDLILLCKGTFKSVKLLMEGFLSFSQCSRLSANRTKSHIYFGGVVADVKNNILSSMVIEEGHFPLKYLGVNLKPARWQVADCSEIIKKLQARLHVWASRHLSFAGRTQLIFSVLLGIRNYWMQIFMLPISVIQEIDRICRNFLWGANGHCSKFHCSSWSQVCLPKSLGVLGFKEGSKWNKVLLAKFIWAVSSKQNILWVKWIDSIYLRGHSFWSYHLKPDVSWYWRKLCYLREDCSESKVLNSVMHGKLNLKSLYLNWLQRAPVAFAKAVWSRITVPKHRFILWQSVLGHLLTKDNLIKCQISVNSSLYLVCERAEESHHHLFFDCSFSHQVWELTKYWLGSAIWSKTFVQWKLWLEGKPKNLVHHIAIASLAAAVYGIWCNRNACYFSHCSSTPLCLVKMIRLSLKTRFFGCLSHKCLAKNRAIAKLVRSL, encoded by the exons ATGGTGCAGCGTAAGAGAACCACTCAGAATCCATTGCTCAGATCTTCTTCGATTGATAGGAATTCGATCACGTCTACACATGATAGAGTGGTGGTGGAAGATGAAGGGAGGATCGATCTCCCAGAGGAGGATTTTGCAGATACGGCTACTGAATTTTCAGAG GAATCATTTGCTACTCATGGTGGTGCTCGACTCAATTTTGAGGAACCCTTGGTCAGAGATGGGAAATTAATAGCTCAAGTGGATAGGGAGGAGGTAGAAGTGGAAGCTTCTTTCTGGCAATCAACTATGGTATGTGTAGTTTTAGGTGCTAATCCCCCTTTAGCTGTGTTTGAAGGTTTCATTAATCGTCTTTGGGGTAAGCTAGGGATTGAGAGAATTGCTCGTATGAATGCCGGACACACTCTAGCCAAATTTAGGGATGAAGCAACTAGGGATATGGTGTTGGAATCTGGTGTGGTTCACTTTGACAGGAAACCGGTTTTACTGAGGCCTAGGTCGACAAATCTTGATAAGATGAGATTGGTAAAATCTGTGCCAGTTTGGATTAGATTGCCAGACCTGGGACTTCAATATTGGGGTCTGAAAAGTTTGAGTGCTTTGGTCAGCACTATTGGTAAACCTATGATGGTGGATAAGGTAACTAGGGAGAAATCTATGGTGAAATTTGCTAGAGTTCTTGTTGATGTTGAGATTTCAGATCAAGTTCCTCAATGCATAAAATTTATCATTGAACGTGGTCAATTGATGGAACAAGCTATAGAATATGAATGGCTTCCTACCCGTTGTTCGTGTTGTAAAAATCTAGGCCATACAGCTACTAGTTGTAGATTCTCTAAGGAGACTGTTTGGAAACCAAAACAGAAAGTTGGGGGTCCGTTCAATGAAAAGACAGAGGGTTCTTTTGAAAGGGGTGAAATAAGTGTAATGCCTGGTGTAAAGGAACAATCTAATGTGGGTGGTGGTAAGGCAGTGCAGCAGGATTTCAAAGGTGAGCCGCCAGCTGATATGGGTGATAGGCAAGGTGGGACATTACATAAGGATACTACAGAGGTGGTGTTGGGATCTTCTAAAGGTCAGGAGATGCATTGTTCTACACCTAAAAAAGTGGGAGGGACAAAGCATATTATTCCAACAGCCATGACATTGAAAGCTAACAAATATAGTCTCTTACAGGAGAACCGGACAGAAAGGTTGCAAAAGA GTCTGGGGGCTTTTCTTGAAACAAAACTGAAAAGGAATAAGATAGAGGAGATGATGAGCAATGTTTTTTTGGGTTGGAATTGGTATAGTGATATGGAAGTGGAGGGAAGAATATTGTTAGTATGGAAAGAGGATGTGGTTTCTCTTACAATTACTCAATCTCAAGACCAACTTATTAACTGTGAGGTGAAGATCAAGGGTGTCCGTCAAAAAttttgtttgtcttttgtttATGGTAGGAACACAATGGAGGAGAGGAAAGGCCTTTGGGCTCTTTTAACTAGTTCTCAACAGGTTGAGATGCCTTGGTTGGTGGTTGGGGACTTTAATGCAGTGTTTGAGTTTGATGACCGAATAGGGGGTAGACCGGTTACTGAATTGAAAGTGGAGGACAGTAGGCTTTGGAAGGCTAATGCATTGTTGTCTGAGATAAACCCGAAAGGCTCTCATTTCATCTGGTCTAACAAGCAAAGGGAGGGATCTAGAATTTTCTCTAAATTGGACAGATGTTTTGTCAATGAAAAGTGGATAGATTCTCTTCCTGATTCTGAA CATGCTCCTGAGTCGAGAGTTCTGCAGCAGGAAGAGCAGGAGGCTCATGATGATTTTGTTAGTAAGTCAAAAATGTATGAGAGCTTTCTtcgtcaaaagagaaaaattaaTTGGCTCCGTTTTGGAGATGAAAACACTGCTTATTTTCATGCTAGTCTTAAGCAGAGGAGGATTAGGAACCGCATTACTTATTTTTTGAACGAAGAGGGTGTAATGATAGATAATAATGAAGAAGTGGTTGCTCATTTCTTTAACCATTTCAAAAGCTTTCTTGGCAAAG AGCAGCAACTGAATCTGATCTACCCTTTTTCTAAGAAGGATGTTAAGAGAGCGTTATTTAGTATTCCTTTGATCAAGAGTCCGGGTCCAGATGGCTTTGGTTCTAGATTTTATAAAGCTCTTTGGAAAGATTTAGGGGATGACATATCTGAGGCGATTTTGCAATTTTTTGAGCATGGAGAGATTCCGGCTGAGTTGAATAACACCATTCTGTCCTTAATCCCTAAGGTTGTTTCTCCTAAATCAACTATTGATTATAGACCTATAGCTTGCTGCAATACGCTCTATAAATGCATATCAAAGATGCTTTGTTTCAGGTTGGCTAAAGTGCTTCCTTTGCTGATTCACCAAAATCAAGGAGCCTTTATCAAGAATAGACAGCTAGCTCATAATATCTTAATTCTTCAAGACTTGCTTCATGGCTATACTAGGAAGACTATTACTCCTAGGTGTTTGATTAAAATCGACTTGAGTAAGGCTTATGATTCAATAGATTGGGTTTTTTTGGAGGATATTTTGGCTGCTTTCTGTTTTCCCAGTAGGTTTATTCAGTGGATCTTGGTTTGCTTGACTGATACTTCCTATTCTTTACTGATGAATGGGAGATTACAAGGTAATTTTGCAGGGAGGAAAGGATTACGGCAAGGAGACCCTATTTCTCCTTTGCTTTTTGTGTTGGTAATGGAATATCTTACAAGGCTCCTTAACCAAACTGCTCAACATAGAGAGTTTCGGTTTCACCCTATGTGTAAGAatcttcagcttgtcaacctctgCTTTGCAGATGATTTGATCCTACTCTGTAAGGGAACCTTCAAATCTGTTAAACTTCTAATGGAGGGTTTTTTGAGTTTTAGTCAGTGTTCAAGGCTGTCGGCTAACCGGACCAAATCTCATATTTACTTTGGGGGTGTAGTGGCTGATGTTAAAAATAACATTTTGAGTTCAATGGTGATTGAAGAAGGGCATTTTCCCTTGAAATATCTAGGAGTTAATCTAAAACCCGCTAGATGGCAAGTTGCTGATTGTAGTGAGATTATCAAGAAGCTGCAAGCTAGACTCCATGTTTGGGCGAGTAGACACTTATCCTTTGCAGGGAGAACTCAATTGATTTTCTCGGTATTACTGGGTATTCGCAACTATTGGATGCAAATTTTTATGCTTCCAATTAGTGTTATTCAAGAAATTGATAGGATCTGTCGTAATTTTTTATGGGGTGCTAATGGCCATTGCAGCAAGTTTCACTGCTCCTCTTGGTCTCAAGTTTGTCTCCCTAAATCATTAGGTGTTCTGGGTTTTAAAGAGGGTTCTAAATGGAACAAAGTGTTACTGGCCAAGTTCATTTGGGCTGTATCTTCGAAGCAGAATATTTTATGGGTGAAATGGATTGATTCCATTTATCTTAGAGGTCATTCATTTTGGTCTTATCATCTGAAACCAGATGTGAGCTGGTACTGGCGCAAGCTTTGCTATTTGAGAGAGGATTGTTCTGAATCTAAAGTTTTGAACTCGGTAATGCATGGCAAATTGAATTTGAAGTCACTTTATCTAAACTGGCTTCAAAGAGCTCCTGTGGCGTTTGCTAAGGCTGTTTGGAGTAGAATCACAGTGCCGAAGCATCGTTTCATTCTCTGGCAGTCGGTTCTTGGCCACTTACTCACTAAAGATAATCTGATCAAGTGCCAAATTTCAGTGAACTCTAGCCTCTATCTGGTTTGTGAGAGAGCTGAGGAATCTCATCATCACTTGTTTTTTGACTGTAGCTTTTCTCATCAGGTTTGGGAGCTGACTAAATACTGGTTAGGCTCTGCTATTTGGTCCAAGACTTTTGTTCAATGGAAGCTGTGGTTAGAAGGGAAGCCCAAAAATCTGGTGCATCACATTGCTATTGCTTCTTTGGCTGCTGCGGTTTATGGCATCTGGTGCAACAGAAATGCATGCTATTTTTCTCATTGCTCCAGCACTCCTCTTTGTTTAGTTAAAATGATTAGATTGAGTTTGAAAACTAGATTTTTTGGCTGTTTGAGTCATAAGTGTTTGGCCAAGAATAGAGCAATTGCTAAGTTGGTTAGGAGTTTATGA